The following coding sequences are from one Natrarchaeobaculum sulfurireducens window:
- a CDS encoding efflux RND transporter permease subunit, which yields MTDPDRFAADDSAGSDSSGELDHEQAATPTDGDDPFTRRINPLIRTRPWTIVVVFFLVTALFLGGALAGGGDQEAGADQFTDDSPEQEAFDDIQENFERGDRASGGTSAQLVVEDDRNVLSRSSLLRMLEFQDRVETTESLRVESTTSPASLVGQELDENATTAERQHREVERASQRQLEAAIADADESAGLPVSTDFNREAASASVAQIAITYDTPVSAGDETHAPLQYETAAIANEIDGFDTSDNVVVFGDAILSEETVQLLGDTAIVVFPAALLLILFFLLVAYRDPLDLGLGLAALVMTLIWTFGFMGFANIPFSDALITVFPLLLAVGIDFGIHIINRYREERAAGAAIGDAMGITTRQLTTAFLIVTLTTVFSFAANLVSSMEGLRHFGIVAAFGMIFTFLIFGVFLPAGKVGLDQLREGTRFPSFGTTPLGSEESVLGRILPVGVKIAQVAPALFLVTILVGSLGAAAYGTGVDTEFDQEAFFPDQDRIDQYQHLPGPFAPGDYTFITFLDYLEEDFEEGFDSSVTIYVEDRDLRSDRALTEIDRSLKDPDDAFESEDRRADADTILDVIDDGAESDPEFGRTVERYDSSGDGVPDREVDHVYDELFDSAASDQAADKLTTDRSATRIDVTVDVDAEQDEAVLAAREYADRMDLDATATGQLVIFESVIDDTLESSINSLIVAFVLTTVFLVLSYWWLEGRAIYGVINVVPVLVTVALLAGSMRYFDVPLTPINAPILSVSIGLGVDYTVHFMHRFVDEFEGGKDVHEALLVTVRGTGGALTGSMLTTVTGLGVLYLALIPLIMEFGLLLALGVFYAWLTSLLVVPSTIVVWQRLEERFGTAGFDPRSWLPIDGRFSR from the coding sequence ATGACTGATCCTGATCGGTTCGCGGCCGACGATTCCGCAGGCTCCGACTCGAGCGGTGAGCTCGATCACGAGCAGGCGGCAACGCCAACCGATGGCGACGATCCGTTCACTCGCCGGATCAATCCCCTGATCAGGACGCGGCCGTGGACGATCGTTGTCGTGTTCTTTCTGGTGACGGCGCTCTTTCTCGGCGGTGCCCTCGCGGGTGGCGGCGACCAGGAGGCGGGTGCGGATCAGTTCACCGACGACTCGCCCGAGCAGGAAGCGTTCGACGACATCCAGGAGAACTTCGAACGTGGCGACCGAGCCAGCGGTGGGACGAGCGCCCAGCTCGTCGTCGAGGACGACCGAAACGTCCTCTCACGATCGAGTCTGCTGCGGATGCTCGAGTTCCAGGACCGCGTCGAGACGACCGAGAGCCTTCGAGTCGAATCGACGACGAGTCCGGCGTCGCTCGTGGGCCAAGAACTCGACGAGAACGCGACGACGGCCGAACGCCAACACCGCGAGGTCGAACGCGCCTCTCAGCGACAACTCGAGGCGGCGATCGCCGACGCCGACGAGTCGGCGGGCCTGCCGGTGAGTACCGACTTCAACCGGGAGGCCGCCTCGGCTAGCGTTGCACAGATTGCGATCACCTACGATACGCCCGTGTCGGCTGGCGATGAGACACACGCGCCGCTTCAGTACGAAACCGCAGCGATCGCAAACGAGATCGACGGCTTCGATACGAGCGACAACGTCGTCGTCTTCGGCGATGCGATCCTGAGCGAAGAGACGGTCCAGTTGCTCGGCGATACGGCGATCGTCGTCTTTCCGGCCGCACTGCTGTTGATCCTCTTTTTCCTGCTGGTGGCCTACCGCGACCCGCTCGACCTCGGGTTAGGACTGGCTGCACTCGTGATGACGCTGATCTGGACGTTCGGCTTCATGGGATTCGCGAACATCCCCTTTTCCGACGCGTTGATCACCGTCTTCCCGCTGTTGCTCGCAGTTGGGATCGACTTCGGTATCCACATCATCAACCGCTATCGCGAGGAACGCGCTGCGGGGGCCGCCATCGGCGACGCGATGGGGATCACGACGAGACAACTCACTACGGCGTTTCTGATCGTCACGTTGACGACGGTGTTCAGTTTCGCGGCGAACCTCGTCAGTTCGATGGAAGGACTCCGTCACTTCGGCATCGTCGCCGCGTTCGGAATGATCTTTACGTTTCTCATTTTCGGCGTCTTCCTCCCTGCCGGCAAGGTCGGTCTCGACCAACTCCGCGAGGGGACGCGATTCCCCAGTTTCGGAACCACTCCGCTCGGCAGCGAGGAGTCGGTGCTGGGGCGAATCCTCCCCGTCGGCGTGAAAATCGCACAGGTTGCCCCTGCTCTGTTCCTCGTGACGATCCTCGTCGGCAGCCTGGGCGCGGCAGCGTACGGTACCGGTGTCGACACCGAATTCGATCAAGAAGCCTTCTTCCCCGATCAGGACCGAATCGACCAGTACCAGCATCTCCCCGGTCCGTTCGCCCCGGGCGACTATACCTTCATCACGTTCCTCGACTACCTCGAGGAGGACTTCGAGGAAGGATTCGATAGCTCAGTAACGATCTACGTCGAGGACAGAGACCTGCGGTCGGATCGAGCCCTGACGGAGATCGATCGGTCGCTCAAGGACCCGGACGACGCGTTCGAGAGCGAGGACCGGCGAGCCGACGCGGACACGATTCTGGACGTCATCGACGACGGGGCCGAATCGGATCCCGAGTTCGGACGGACCGTCGAACGCTACGACTCGAGCGGCGACGGCGTCCCGGACCGGGAGGTCGATCACGTCTACGACGAACTGTTCGACTCGGCGGCGAGCGACCAGGCTGCGGACAAACTCACCACCGACCGCAGTGCGACCCGGATCGACGTCACCGTCGACGTCGACGCCGAACAGGACGAGGCCGTCCTCGCCGCCCGGGAGTACGCGGATCGGATGGACCTCGACGCGACCGCCACCGGCCAACTCGTCATCTTCGAGTCCGTCATCGACGACACCCTCGAGTCGTCGATCAACAGCCTGATCGTCGCGTTCGTCCTCACGACCGTCTTCCTCGTGCTTTCTTACTGGTGGCTCGAAGGACGGGCGATATACGGCGTGATCAACGTCGTGCCGGTGCTGGTGACCGTCGCGTTGCTCGCGGGCTCGATGCGGTACTTCGACGTTCCGCTGACGCCGATCAACGCGCCGATCCTGTCGGTGTCGATCGGCCTCGGCGTCGACTACACGGTCCACTTCATGCACCGGTTCGTCGACGAGTTCGAGGGCGGCAAGGACGTCCACGAGGCCCTGCTCGTCACCGTTCGCGGGACCGGCGGCGCCCTGACCGGGAGCATGCTCACCACCGTCACCGGGCTGGGCGTCCTCTATCTCGCGCTCATCCCGCTAATCATGGAGTTCGGCCTGCTGCTCGCCCTCGGCGTTTTCTACGCCTGGCTCACCTCGCTACTGGTCGTCCCCTCGACGATCGTCGTCTGGCAGCGACTCGAAGAACGCTTTGGCACCGCCGGGTTCGACCCCCGAAGCTGGCTCCCGATCGATGGCCGCTTCTCGCGATAA
- a CDS encoding COG1361 S-layer family protein, giving the protein MGVDRRLLLLGVVVAVAVTVVMGAPVALADDDDVDVGEELQSSGSGSSGELTRGEPAVDATVPQAEITAGSEQNVEIQVQNEGNIRLGTQRDRVTPARGVTVEVVDEGPFDVTSGTTSLGTLDEQQTASVDQRIKAPEDLEPGEHDITVEVSYSYTYQVSDNSRVTTERTGSETIDLTLEVPDEPRFEISDVVTDVEPGGDGPATLEIENVGSEAASQTRATITGGGGVTVDGETAEEVLGDLEPGDSTAVTVDVDIAETTSQGEKPLEIAFRYDDEAGVQVGSPDEPAQEEVASLAPAPEQTFSISNLQDTLAVGYDGVVTGEIENDGPRTVDDGVLIVEPTTDSLFVEDTRYALPELSPGETTEFRFPTDVSGQADAGPRQLRFTVEYGAGDRSTLEDGPISERVVIDDRADEFSITADEIRVAQGDLTEFTLEITNERSETLSNIDARLYADSPLDTDNDEAFVSELEPNESAEITFDVWADQDATTETHPVELDFEYENERGDEVLSDTYTHPIEVESGGDDGGLSIVGILVRVGAVLTALGLGATLWWRLR; this is encoded by the coding sequence GTGGGCGTTGACCGCCGACTGCTACTGCTAGGAGTGGTCGTCGCCGTCGCAGTCACCGTTGTTATGGGTGCACCGGTCGCTCTCGCTGACGACGATGATGTAGACGTCGGTGAAGAGCTACAGTCAAGTGGCTCGGGGAGTTCCGGCGAACTGACCCGTGGTGAGCCTGCCGTCGACGCGACTGTTCCACAAGCCGAGATTACCGCTGGCTCAGAACAGAACGTCGAAATTCAGGTGCAAAACGAGGGCAATATCCGACTCGGAACACAGCGCGACCGTGTCACGCCTGCACGCGGCGTGACCGTCGAAGTCGTAGACGAAGGGCCGTTCGACGTCACCTCCGGCACCACGTCACTCGGCACGCTCGACGAACAACAGACGGCCTCGGTCGACCAACGGATCAAAGCACCGGAGGACCTCGAGCCCGGTGAACACGACATCACGGTCGAGGTCAGTTACTCCTATACCTACCAGGTGTCGGATAACAGTCGCGTGACGACGGAACGGACTGGCAGCGAGACGATCGATCTGACCCTCGAGGTGCCCGACGAGCCCCGGTTCGAGATTAGCGACGTCGTCACAGATGTCGAACCCGGCGGCGACGGCCCGGCGACCCTCGAGATCGAGAACGTCGGCTCCGAAGCCGCGAGTCAGACCCGCGCGACGATCACTGGCGGCGGCGGTGTCACCGTCGACGGCGAGACGGCCGAGGAGGTCCTCGGTGACCTCGAGCCCGGCGACTCGACGGCGGTCACGGTGGACGTCGATATCGCGGAGACGACGAGTCAGGGCGAAAAGCCCCTCGAGATCGCCTTTAGGTACGATGACGAGGCAGGCGTTCAGGTCGGCAGTCCGGATGAACCCGCACAGGAAGAGGTGGCGAGTCTCGCGCCCGCGCCGGAACAGACGTTCTCCATCTCGAACCTCCAGGACACCCTCGCGGTCGGCTACGACGGCGTCGTCACCGGCGAGATCGAAAACGACGGGCCGCGGACGGTCGACGATGGCGTCCTGATCGTCGAACCCACGACTGACTCGCTGTTCGTCGAGGATACCCGCTATGCGCTTCCGGAGTTGAGCCCCGGCGAAACGACGGAGTTCCGGTTCCCCACCGACGTCAGCGGCCAAGCTGACGCCGGGCCGCGACAGCTCCGGTTTACCGTCGAGTACGGCGCTGGTGACCGGTCGACGCTCGAAGACGGCCCCATCTCCGAACGGGTCGTGATCGACGACCGAGCCGACGAGTTCTCGATCACCGCCGATGAGATCCGCGTCGCCCAGGGCGACCTGACCGAGTTTACCCTCGAGATTACCAACGAGCGCTCGGAGACGCTCTCGAACATCGACGCCCGCCTCTATGCCGACAGCCCGCTCGATACGGACAACGACGAAGCGTTCGTCTCCGAACTCGAGCCGAACGAGTCGGCCGAGATCACCTTCGACGTCTGGGCCGACCAGGATGCGACGACCGAGACCCATCCGGTCGAACTCGACTTCGAGTACGAAAACGAGCGAGGTGACGAGGTCCTCTCGGACACCTACACGCACCCGATCGAGGTCGAGTCCGGCGGCGACGACGGTGGCCTCAGCATCGTCGGGATCCTCGTTCGAGTAGGGGCAGTTCTCACGGCACTGGGTCTCGGTGCGACCCTCTGGTGGCGGCTGCGGTGA
- a CDS encoding TetR/AcrR family transcriptional regulator — MGDDFFVDPEDTREQILAATYRTLCERGYANLTISAIGEEFEKSPSLVYRHYDSKDDLVLACLRYMLEDFETQLTEADFEDPRGRLEEFVGWGLGDVPSEQRRFVSTLVELRSQAVHDEAYRAHFTRSDEVFVGYAADVIRAGIDRGTFRECDPERVAETLVTTMSGAMLRRSTCESTVCLEGVRNGLEGLLESQVYKPNTA; from the coding sequence ATGGGTGACGACTTTTTCGTCGACCCCGAGGACACCCGCGAGCAGATTCTCGCGGCGACCTACCGAACGCTGTGTGAGCGTGGCTATGCCAATCTGACGATCAGTGCCATCGGCGAGGAGTTCGAGAAAAGTCCCTCGCTCGTCTACCGCCACTACGACAGTAAAGACGACCTCGTCCTCGCGTGTCTGCGCTACATGCTCGAAGACTTCGAAACCCAGCTCACCGAGGCTGACTTCGAAGATCCTCGTGGCCGACTCGAGGAGTTCGTCGGCTGGGGGCTCGGCGACGTCCCGTCCGAACAGCGTCGATTCGTTTCGACGCTGGTCGAACTTCGCTCACAGGCGGTCCACGACGAAGCCTACCGCGCACACTTCACCCGAAGCGACGAAGTGTTCGTCGGCTACGCTGCCGACGTGATCCGTGCAGGAATCGACCGCGGGACGTTCCGCGAGTGTGACCCCGAACGCGTGGCCGAAACGCTGGTAACGACGATGTCCGGTGCCATGCTTCGCCGGTCGACCTGTGAATCAACGGTGTGTCTCGAGGGCGTTCGGAATGGGCTCGAGGGGCTACTCGAGTCCCAGGTATACAAACCCAACACCGCATAG